TATCTCTCCTAAGATACTACAGATACTTTCAAATACACTATTAATCGCTTGTGTTCCATCAACTACTGATAATAAGTTTTTGTCACCATAGTACTTTATCAATGGTTGCGTTTGGGCATCATATATGTCTAACCGTTCACTAACGGTTTCTTCACTGTCATCAGCTCTTTGTACAAGAGATGATCCACATAGATTACATTTCCCGTCCATTTCTGGTGGATTAAATGTAATATGATAGCTAGCACCACAGTTAAGACAAACTCTTCTACCAGTCATTCGATTGAGAATAAATTCTCTAGGAACTTTTATTAATAATGCAGTATCAAGACGGTTACCTTTTTCTTCCAATATAGTTTCTAAGGCTTCAGCTTGCTTGACAGTCCTCGGGTAGCCATCTAATAAAAATCCATTTATGCAATCTTCATTATCTAACCTATCCACGATTATATCTATAGTCAATCCATCAGGAACTAAGTGTCCCTTATCAATATGTTTCTTAGCTTCGATTCCAAGAGGGGTTTTTTCTGAAATATTCTTTCTGAATATATCCCCTGTTGATACATGTGGTATGGAGAATTTATTGCTTATGGATTTTGCTTGCGTTCCTTTTCCGGCTCCCGGAGGACCTAACAAGATTATTCTCATAGTATCATCTCCTGGTAATAATTTATCTAAGGAATCCTTGGTAATGACGCATTACTAATTGTGACTCAAGTTGCCTTAACGTCTCAAGACAAACATTTACCATGATTAGTAACATTGTCCCTCCAAAGTATATTCCCTTAAAGTGAGTATATCCCTCTATGATAATAGGGAATATAGCTATAACAGCCGCAAAAGTTCCTCCAAGTATTGAAATCTTAGTCAATACCATATCGATATAAGTTGCGGTATTCCCACCTGGTCTAATACCTGGTATAAAGCCTGATGATTTATGCATATTCTCAGCCATTTCATCTGGTTTAAATGTAACCTGAGTATAAAACCATGTAAAGAATACTACTAAAACAAAATATACCACGATATATTTCCAACTATTCTTTTCAAAAATGCTCCACGGACTTCCTGTAATGAATTTTGCAATTGCAGATGTCGGTTTAATTTGCGCTATTGTTTCTGGGAATGTCATTACTGACATTGCGAAAATTATACCGATAACTCCAGATCCATTTACATTGATTGGAATATGTGTTGATTGTCCTTTGAAAGTTTTGTTTCCAACTGACTTTCCAGCATATTGAACAGGAATTCTTCTTTCAGCTAAACTTGCTATTACTACTGCTACTAATAATGCTATAGCTACTACAATAAACATTATAACCTCTACAAAATTTACAGTTCCTGCCGTCTGGAGTCCAGCGATTTTATACGCTAGATTAGGTAACCCTGATATAATATTAATAAATATTATTAATGAAACACCATTTCCTATACCTTTACCAGTGATTTGTTCCCCTATCCACACCAAAAATGTTGATGCAGTTGTCATCGTTAGTATCACTAAAAATATGGTTAAACTAGAATTACTTGAGAATGCACCAGTACCTGAAATAATTGCATACATACCAAAGGCTTGTAGCGCTCCAAGTACTATTGAAGCATATCTTGTATAATCCTGTATCTTCTTGCGTCCTTCAAGACCCTCTTTAGAAAGTTGCTCTAAGTAAGGAATTGCTATTACAAGTAATTGCATTATGATTGATGCATTTATGTATGGACCAACACCCATAGCAAAAATACTAAACTTACCAAATGCACCACCTGAAAGCATATCATAAAAACTAAATAATGTACCTCCATTAGTAGTTAAAGCTAGAAGTTTGCTAGCGTCTACACCAGGAACAGGAATGAAAATACCCATCCTAATAATTGCAACCATAAGTAGTGTGAATATCATACGTTTTCTTAAATCCGGGATTTTCCAGGCATTACGTAGGGTTGATAACATTTATATCACCTCAACTTTTCCTCCAGCTGCCTCAATTTTCTCAGCTGCTGCTTTAGAGAATTTTGTTGCACTTACAGTTAAACTCTTTTCTAAGTTACCATTTCCAAGTATCTTAACTCCGTCATATACTTTTCTTATGACTCTTCTCTCTAATAGCAATTCTGGTGTAATTTCAGTACCATTTTCGAATATATTCAGTCTATCTACATTTATACATGCATATTCTTTTGCAAAAATATTAGTGAAACCTCTTTTAGGTATTCTTCTGTATAAAGGCATTTGACCACCTTCGAAACCTGGTCTTGTTCCTCCACCTGATCTAGAGTTTTGTCCTTTCATACCTTTTCCCGCAGATTTTCCCCATCCTGATCCGGTACCTCTACCGATTCTCTTAGGAGATTGTTTTGAACCTTCTGCAGGTCTTAGCTCATGAAGCTTCATGTCAACACCTCCTCGTTTTTATACTTGTTCTATTTTTAATAGATAACTAACTTTGTTAATCATACCTTTGATTTGAGGAGTTTCCTCGTGCTCTATTTCTTTTCTTATTTTTCTTAATCCTAAAGCATTAACAGTAGCAATATGTTCTTTTTTTCTACCTATTAAGCTTTTAACCAATGTTAGTTTAACTTTAGCCAAGGTTTTCCCCTCCTATCTTAATATTTCTTCTACAGTCTTGCCTCTTAATTTAGCTACTTCTTCTGCTGTTCTTAATCTTGACAAGCCATCGATAGTAGCATTAACTACATTTCTTGCATTACTAGAGCCTAAAGATTTAGCTCTAACATCTTTTAATCCTGATAATTCTAGAACTGCTCTAACTGGTCCACCGGCTAAAACTCCTGTACCTTCAGCACCAGGCATTATGTGTATAACTGCAGTACCGAATTTACCATCAATAATATGAGGAATTGTTGTTCCAACCATAGATACTGTTACTAAATTCTTCTTAGCATCTTCTATTCCTTTTCTAATTGCTTCAGGAATTTCTACAGATTTACCCATTCCAACGCCAACGTGTCCGTTTTCGTCTCCAACGACAACTAGTGCGCTGAATCTGAAGTTTCTTCCACCTTTAACAACCTTAGCAACTCTGTTTATATTAACTACTTTTTCTTTAAGATCTAATGTGCTAGGATCTATTTTCATGTGTTTCCCTCCTTCTCTTAGAATTTAAGCCCTGCTTCTCTTGCTCCTTCAGCTAGGTTTTGTACTCTACCGTGGTATACATATCCACCTCTGTCGAATACTACTTCATCTATTCCTTTTTCAAGTGCTCTTTCAGCAATCATTTTTCCTACTAATTTTGCTGCTTCTTTATTGCTTCCTATTTTTTCTTCGAAAGCTTTATCTATGCTTGAAGCAGAAACTAATGTGATTTGAGCAACATCATCTATTATTTGAGCATATATATTTTTTTCACTTCTATATACAGCAAGTCTTGGTCTTAGTGCTGTACCAGAAATCTTTTTACGTACTCTAAGATGACGCTTAACTCTTGACTTTTGTCTATCTTCTTTCTTGAACACATCATTCACTCCTTCCTACTTATTTACCTGTTTTACCTTCCTTACGTCTAACAACTTCATCAGAATATCTGATTCCTTTGCCTTTGTAAGGTTCTGGTTTTCTCCAAGTTCTAATGTCTGCTGCAACAGCTCCAACTAATTGTTTATCGATACCTTTTACTATTATTTTGTTAGCATCAGGTAGTTCAAATTGGATTCCTGCAACTGCATCTATTTCAACTGGATGTGAATATCCAAGATTTAATGTTATTTTAGCTCCTTTTAACTGAGCTCTGTAACCAACACCAACTAACTCAAGTGTTTTCTGGTATCCTTCTGTAACTCCAATAACCATATTATTAATTAATGATCTTGTAAGTCCATGAAGAGCTCTATGCTCTTTTACATCGCTTGGTCTTGTAACTACCAAAGTATTGTCTTCTATAGCTATAATCATTTTTGGACTCATGTTTTGAGTTAACTCACCTTTCGGTCCTTTTACATTAACAACATTAGTTGCTGAAACTGTAACAGTTACTCCATTAGGTATAGCTACTGGAAGCCTTCCGATTCTTGACATACTTACACCTCCTGTATTGTTTTTCAGGCACATAACAATTACTAACTGCTATGTTTCCTATATTCCTTTTAAGTACTAACCAATTCTCAATTGTTTATTCTCTATATTACTCTGAGCACATAACAATTTTGATTTTCCCTAAATTATCTATTATTACTATGTACATAACAAACCATTTCGTTATGCCTTAGAATTATCGTACTACCAAATGTAACAAATAACTTCTCCGCCAAGTCCTAATTTTCTAGCATCTCTATCTGCTACTAATCCTTTTGAAGTTGATATTATAGCAACTCCGAGTCCATTCAATACTTTTGGTATATCCTCATTTTTAGAATATACTCTAAGTCCTGGTTTAGATATTCTCTTAAGACCAGTGATAACTCTTTCCTTGTTTTGACCATATTTCATTGCAAGTCTCATCATTGGAACAACGCCATCATTATATTCTTCAATGTTTTTAAGATATCCTTCTTGAAGCATTATATTTGCAATTTCCTTCTTTATAGTTGATGAAGGTACTTCTACTATTTCGTGTCTTACAACATTTGCGTTTCTTATACGTGTTAGCAAATCTGCGATTGGGTCAGTCATAACCATTTTTTGTGCCTCCTTTCATTAGAATGTTCTAATTACCAACTTGCTTTTCTGCAACCAGGAATTTCTCCCTTGTGTGCAAGTTCTCTAAAACAGATACGGCATATACCAAATTTTTGTAATACAGAATGCGGTCTCCCACAAAGTCTACATCTTGTATAAGCTCTAGTTGAAAATTTAGGTTCTTTTTTCCACTTTTCTATTAATGCCTTACGTGCCATATGTTTCCCTCCTTATTATTGAGCAAATGGCATTCCAAGGAATCTTAATAGCTCTCTTGCTTCCTCGTCTGTCTTTGCAGTAGTAACGAATATTATATCCATTCCTCTTATCTTATCAATTTTATCATAGTCTATTTCAGGGAATATAAGTTGTTCTTTAACACCTATAGCATAATTACCTCTTCCGTCAAATGCTTTAGAAGAAGCTCCTCTAAAATCTCTAACTCTAGGTAATGCAACGTTCATTAATTTGTCAGCAAATTCGAACATTTGAGTTTTTCTTAATGTAACTTTACAGCCAATTGGCATGTTTTCTCTTAGTTTGAAATTAGCTATTGATTTCTTTGCTCTTGTTATAACTGGCTTTTGACCTGCTATAAGTTGCATATCACTAACAGCTGCATCTAAAACTTTAGAATTATCTTTTGCTTCTCCGACTCCCATATTTAAAACTATTTTTTCAAGTTTTGGTACTTCCATTATGTTTTTATACCCGAATTTTTCCATTAAAGCTTGAACTACTTCATTTTCGTATTTTTCTTGTAGTCTTGAACTCATATGTTAAACCTCCTTTCAGAAATTAAAATGTTTCTCCACACTTCTTGCAAACTCTAACCTTAGTTCCATCATCTAAAATTTTGCTATTTATTCTTGTTACATTTTTGCATTTTGTGCAATATAGCATAACTTTAGAAGAATTTATAGCTGCTTCTCTGTGAACTATTCCGCCTTGCATGTTTTGTTTGCTAGGTTTTTGATGTTTTGTAACTACACTAACATCTTTCACTAAAACTTTTCCAGTTTTAGGATATACAGCTAAGACTTCGCTTATTTTGCCTTTGTCTTTACCTGAAATAACCATTACTGAATCTTTTTTTCTCACGTGCATTTTTTTAACTGCCATATTAGACACCTCCTATCTTATAGAACTTCAGGCGCTAGTGATAAGATCTTACTGAAGTCCTTATCTCTTAACTCTCTTGCAACAGGTCCGAATATACGAGTACCTTTTGGGGTTTTGTCATCTTTAATAATAACAGCTGCATTATCATCAAATTTCACGTATGTTCCGTCTGCTCTTCTTACACCTTTTGCTGATCTAACTATAACTGCCTTAACTACTTCACCTTTTTTAACAACTCCACCTGGTGTTGCACTTTTTACGCTGGCAACTATTGTGTCACTGATGTTTCCCCATTTTCTTTTGGAACCACCTAATACTCTAATACACATTATTTCTTTTGCACCAGAATTATCTGCAACTTTCAATCTAGTTTGCTGTTGTATCATATCAAATACCCTCCTTCCAGTTCTTAAACTGAAATACTATTTAGCTTTTTCAACTATCCCAGTAATTCTCCATCTTTTATCCTTGGATAATGGTCTAGTTTCCATAATTGAAACTTTATCGTTAATTTGAGCTTCATTATTTTCATCATGAGCTTTAAATTTTGTTGTTTTATTAATTATTTTTCCGTATAATGGATGACGAACTTTTGTTTCAATTGCGACAACTATTGTCTTATCCATTTTATCAGAAACTACTCTACCGATTCTTGTTTTTCTGTTATTTCTTTCCACAAGAGCAACCTCCTTTCAGTTTTACTGTTCTAAAGACCTTATTTCTTCCTGTCTAAGGATGGTCTTAATTTGGGCTATAGATTTTTTAACCTGTTTGATTCTCATAGGATTTTCTAGTTGGCCAGTAGCTAACTGAAATCTAAGGTTAAATAATTCTGCCTTTAAATCAGACATTTTCACTTGCAAATCTTGAGGATTACTTTGTCTTAATTCATTTAATTCATTAGCCTTCATTGAGTTCACCACCCATTTCCTCAAAATCTTTTCTAGATACAAACTTAGTTTTGATTGGAAGTTTGTGTGAAGCAAGTCTCATTGCTTCTCTAGCTGCTTCTTCTGTTACTCCTGCAATTTCAAATAATACTCTGCCTGGCTTAACAACTGCTACCCAATATTCTACCGATCCTTTACCGGAACCCATACGAGTTTCAGCTGGTTTTTCAGTTACTGGCTTGTCAGGGAAGATTTTTATCCAAACCTGACCTCCTCTTTTTACATATCTATTGATAGCAACTCTGGCAGATTCTATTTGGTTACTTTTAACCCAACCACATTCTGTAGCTTGCAATGCATAATCACCGTATGCAATAAAGTTTCCTCTTGTAGCCTTTCCTCGCATTTTACCGCGATGAACCTTACGATGTTTAGTTCTCTTAGGCATTAACATGTTTTATTCCTCCTTCCTTACACTTCTACGCGTTTACTTCTTCCTTAACGATTTTCTTTGTAGGAAGAACCTCACCTCTATACACCCAAACTTTAACGCCGATTTTTCCGTATACAGTATTTGCTTCTGCAAATCCATAATCTATATCAGCTCTCAATGTTTGGCATGGAATTGTACCTTCATGATAGTGTTCTGTTCTAGCTATTTCTGCTCCACCAAGTCTTCCTGCACATGCAGTTTTAACTCCCTTTACACCAGTTCTCATAGCTCTTTGAATTGTTTGTTTCATTGCTCTTCTAAAAGAAATTCTTTTTTCTAATTGAGAAGCAACACTTTCTGCCATTAATTGAGCATTGTTTTCTGCTTGTTTTACTTCTACTATATTAATTAAAACATTTTTATCTTCTACAAGTTTTTTCATATCTTGTTTTATAACTTCAATTCCTGAACCACCTCTACCAATAACCATTCCTGGTTTAGCAGTGTGTATATTGATTTTAACCCTTTTAGCAGCTCTTTCGATTTCGATCTTAGAAATTCCAGCTGTATAGAGTTTGCTTTTTAAGAATTCTCTAATCTTAAAATCTTCAACAAGATTATCTGAAAAATTCTTTTTATCTGCGTACCATTTAGAATTCCAATCTTTTATTACACCAACTCTAAAGCCGTGTGGATTTACTTTTTGTCCCAAGTTATATCCCTCCTTCTTATAATCTTTCTGTAACTGTTATAGTTACATGGCTAGATCTTTTTCTTATTCTATAAGCTCTTCCTTGTGCACGTGGTCTAAATCTCTTAAGTGTTGGACCTTGGCATGCATAGGCATTATTAACATATAATCTACTAACATCTAGATTTAAATTATTTTCTGCATTTGCAACAGCTGATTTTAGTACTTTAGTTATTACTTCAGCTGCATTTTTGGAAGTGTATTGTAATATAGCAAAAGCTTCATTTACATTTTTACCTCTTATTAAATCAAGAACAATTCCCATTTTCATTGAGGATGTTCTGACATATTTAGCTATAGCTTTAGCCTCCATTGATTGTTTCCTCCTTCCACACTATCTTACTTTACTTGTTTTTTCCTTATTAATATGTCCTTTGAACGTTCTAGTTAGAGCGAATTCTCCTAATTTATGTCCTACCATATCTTCTAGTACATAAACTGGTACATGTTTTCTTCCATCATGTACAGCAATAGTATGCCCTATCATTTGAGGAAAAATAGTAGAAGCTCTTGACCAAGTTTTTATAACTTTTTTCTCGCCAGTTTTGTTCATTTCATTTATTCTGCTAAGCAGAATTTCTTGTACAAATGGTCCTTTTTTAACTGATCTACTCACTTTTGTGGCCTCCCTTCATAAAACTTAACCATAGATTCGAAGAGAAATAAAATTCTCCCCAAACTATTTCTTATTTTTTCCCTTAACAATGAACTTGTCAGAGTATTTTTTAGTTTTTCTAGTTTTATATCCCAGTGCCGGTTTACCCCAAGGAGTCATCGGACTAGCGTGACCTACTGGTGATTTACCTTCTCCACCACCATGTGGATGATCGTTAGGATTCATTACAGAACCTCTGACTGTAGGTCTGAAACCTAGATGTCTCTTTCTTCCTGCTTTACCTATGTTAACAATGTCATGAGTTACATTAGAAACTGTTCCTATAGTAGCTCTACAGTTTAATCTAATATATCTTACTTCACCACTTGGAAGTCTTACCTGAGCATATTCTCCTTCTTTAGCCATAAGCTGTGCAGAAGAACCTGCAGATCTAACAAGTTGAGCACCTTTTCCAACCTGTAGTTCTATATTATGAATTGTAGAACCTAAAGGTATATTACTTATTGGAAGAGTGTTTCCAACTTTTATGTCAGAATCAGCACCTGATACAATTACATCTCCAACTTTTAATCCTACTGGAGCGATTATGTATCTTTTTTCACCATCAGCATATACAACAAGAGCTATGTAAGCAGATCTATTTGGATCATACTCAATTGTAGAAACTTTTGCTGGAATACCATCTTTAGTTCTTTTGAAATCTATTAGTCTGTATGCTTGTTTTGCTCCACCACCACGGTGACGAACAGTTATTTTACCTTGATTATTTCTACCACCTGACCTTTTTGTGCTTACAAGAAGTGATTTTAGTGGCTTATCTGTTGTTATTTCTGCAAAATCAGACATAGTCATATTTCTTCTTGAAGGTGTGGTTGGTCTAAATTTCTTAATCGCCATTTGATTTCCCTCCTTTTTCTTCGCTTATCTGGCCTCTGCCAATACCTGCTTAATAATTACATTCCGTCAAAAAACTCAATTGTTTTGCTTTCTGTTGTTAAAGTAACAATAGCTTTTTTGAAGTCAGCTCTTTTTCCAACGTGAACTCCAACTCTCTTAGTTTTACCCATGTTTCTTAGAGTTCTTACGTTTTCAACTTTGACTCCGAATACTTCTTCTACTGCTTTTTTAACTTGAGTTTTATTGGCATGAATGTCAACTATAAAGGTGTATTTTTTTTCAGCCATTACAGCCATACTTTTTTCTGTAATTACAGGTTTTCTTATAATATCATGGCTAGTTAGCTTCATTATATATACACCTCCTCAATTTTAGATACAGCATCCTTTGTAACTATGAATTTTTCATACTTTAATATGTCATAAACATTTAAGTTATTTACTGGGGATACTTGCACTCCAGGTATGTTTCTTGCTGATTTATAGATGTTTTCATTTGATTTTTCAACAACTATTAGTGTTTTTTTAGCTCCAAAAGCGCTTAAAATTTCTAACATTGCTTTAGTTTTTGGTGAATCAAAATCTAAACTATCTATAACTATCATTTCATTTTCAGCTACTTTAGCCGATAAAGCTGATTTGAAAGCAACTCTTCTCATTGACTTTGGTACTGAAACACGGTAATCTCTTGGCTTTGGAGCAAATACTATACCACCATGTATCCATTGTGGCGCTCTAATAGAACCTTGTCTTGCTCTACCAGTTCCCTTTTGTCTCCAAGGCTTAATTCCACCGCCTCGAACTTCAGCTCTTGTTTTAGCTGATTGAGTTCCTTGTCTTTTATTTGCAAGTTGTGCTACTACAACTTGGTGCATAGCATTTGTGTTGATTTCAACTCCAAATATATTTTCATTCAGTTGAATATCTCCAACCTTTTCTGCTTTTTTGTTAAATAAATCTAATGTAAGCATTCTGCATCCTCCTTTCCTTTAAAGTTACGCTTTAACAGCATTTCTTATAACAACTGTACCTTTGTTTGGACCTGGTATACCACCTTTAACTAATATAATGTTCTTATCAGCCATTACTTTAACTATTTCAAGGTTTATTACCGTTGTATTAACATTACCCATGTGACCTGGCATATGTTTGTTTTTAAATGTTTTTGATGGATCGGAAGATGCTCCCATTGATCCAACTGCTCTATGGAATTTAGAACCGTGACTCATTGGTCCTCTTGATGCATTCCATCTCTTAATTACACCTTGGAATCCTTTTCCCTTTGAAATTCCTGATACGTCAATTTTATCTCCAGCAGCAAATATATCTGCTTTAAATTCTTGACCTACTACATAAGCACTTGTATCTTCCATTCTAAATTCTTTTACGAATCTTTTTAAAGATGTTCCTGCTTTAGTAAATTGTCCTTGCATTGGTTTGTTAACTAATTTTTCTCTTATGTCTCCAAAACCAACTTTAATCGCATTATAACCATCATTTTCGATAGTTTTAATTTGAATAACAACACATGGACCTGCTTCAACAACTGTTACTGGAACAACTCTTCTATTCTCATCAAATATTTGAGTCATACCAAGTTTTTTACCCATTATTGCTTTTTTCATGAAAATACACCTCCTACTTATTAGCGGACCACAAAAGTGATCATAATAGTTAGTAATAGTTATCTATTACTTGCGCACAGTGAATTACACTTATACGCTTATCGCACTTGTATGTACGCTTATAGTTTTATTTCGATATCAACACCGGCTGGCAAGTCGAGTCTCATTAGAGCATCAACGGTTTTAGGTGATGGACTAATTATGTCTATTAGTCTTTTATGAGTTCTTATTTCAAATTGCTCTCTTGAATCTTTGTATTTGTGTGGAGCTCTTAATACTGTAATGACATCTTTTTCTGTAGGTAGTGGTACTGGACCAGCTACTTTAGCTCCTGTACTTTTTGCTGTCTGAACAATTTTCTCAGCTGATTGATCTAAGATATTGTGATCAAAAGCCTTTAATCTGATTCTAATTTTTTGTTTAATCATTAATATTCCCTCCTTTTCATCGCACGCTCTACTTCTTAC
This DNA window, taken from Clostridium estertheticum, encodes the following:
- a CDS encoding adenylate kinase — protein: MRIILLGPPGAGKGTQAKSISNKFSIPHVSTGDIFRKNISEKTPLGIEAKKHIDKGHLVPDGLTIDIIVDRLDNEDCINGFLLDGYPRTVKQAEALETILEEKGNRLDTALLIKVPREFILNRMTGRRVCLNCGASYHITFNPPEMDGKCNLCGSSLVQRADDSEETVSERLDIYDAQTQPLIKYYGDKNLLSVVDGTQAINSVFESICSILGEI
- the secY gene encoding preprotein translocase subunit SecY; translation: MLSTLRNAWKIPDLRKRMIFTLLMVAIIRMGIFIPVPGVDASKLLALTTNGGTLFSFYDMLSGGAFGKFSIFAMGVGPYINASIIMQLLVIAIPYLEQLSKEGLEGRKKIQDYTRYASIVLGALQAFGMYAIISGTGAFSSNSSLTIFLVILTMTTASTFLVWIGEQITGKGIGNGVSLIIFINIISGLPNLAYKIAGLQTAGTVNFVEVIMFIVVAIALLVAVVIASLAERRIPVQYAGKSVGNKTFKGQSTHIPINVNGSGVIGIIFAMSVMTFPETIAQIKPTSAIAKFITGSPWSIFEKNSWKYIVVYFVLVVFFTWFYTQVTFKPDEMAENMHKSSGFIPGIRPGGNTATYIDMVLTKISILGGTFAAVIAIFPIIIEGYTHFKGIYFGGTMLLIMVNVCLETLRQLESQLVMRHYQGFLR
- the rplO gene encoding 50S ribosomal protein L15, whose product is MKLHELRPAEGSKQSPKRIGRGTGSGWGKSAGKGMKGQNSRSGGGTRPGFEGGQMPLYRRIPKRGFTNIFAKEYACINVDRLNIFENGTEITPELLLERRVIRKVYDGVKILGNGNLEKSLTVSATKFSKAAAEKIEAAGGKVEVI
- the rpmD gene encoding 50S ribosomal protein L30, with product MAKVKLTLVKSLIGRKKEHIATVNALGLRKIRKEIEHEETPQIKGMINKVSYLLKIEQV
- the rpsE gene encoding 30S ribosomal protein S5; this encodes MKIDPSTLDLKEKVVNINRVAKVVKGGRNFRFSALVVVGDENGHVGVGMGKSVEIPEAIRKGIEDAKKNLVTVSMVGTTIPHIIDGKFGTAVIHIMPGAEGTGVLAGGPVRAVLELSGLKDVRAKSLGSSNARNVVNATIDGLSRLRTAEEVAKLRGKTVEEILR
- the rplR gene encoding 50S ribosomal protein L18, yielding MFKKEDRQKSRVKRHLRVRKKISGTALRPRLAVYRSEKNIYAQIIDDVAQITLVSASSIDKAFEEKIGSNKEAAKLVGKMIAERALEKGIDEVVFDRGGYVYHGRVQNLAEGAREAGLKF
- the rplF gene encoding 50S ribosomal protein L6 — protein: MSRIGRLPVAIPNGVTVTVSATNVVNVKGPKGELTQNMSPKMIIAIEDNTLVVTRPSDVKEHRALHGLTRSLINNMVIGVTEGYQKTLELVGVGYRAQLKGAKITLNLGYSHPVEIDAVAGIQFELPDANKIIVKGIDKQLVGAVAADIRTWRKPEPYKGKGIRYSDEVVRRKEGKTGK
- the rpsH gene encoding 30S ribosomal protein S8, which produces MVMTDPIADLLTRIRNANVVRHEIVEVPSSTIKKEIANIMLQEGYLKNIEEYNDGVVPMMRLAMKYGQNKERVITGLKRISKPGLRVYSKNEDIPKVLNGLGVAIISTSKGLVADRDARKLGLGGEVICYIW
- a CDS encoding type Z 30S ribosomal protein S14, which translates into the protein MARKALIEKWKKEPKFSTRAYTRCRLCGRPHSVLQKFGICRICFRELAHKGEIPGCRKASW
- the rplE gene encoding 50S ribosomal protein L5, with translation MSSRLQEKYENEVVQALMEKFGYKNIMEVPKLEKIVLNMGVGEAKDNSKVLDAAVSDMQLIAGQKPVITRAKKSIANFKLRENMPIGCKVTLRKTQMFEFADKLMNVALPRVRDFRGASSKAFDGRGNYAIGVKEQLIFPEIDYDKIDKIRGMDIIFVTTAKTDEEARELLRFLGMPFAQ
- the rplX gene encoding 50S ribosomal protein L24, yielding MAVKKMHVRKKDSVMVISGKDKGKISEVLAVYPKTGKVLVKDVSVVTKHQKPSKQNMQGGIVHREAAINSSKVMLYCTKCKNVTRINSKILDDGTKVRVCKKCGETF
- the rplN gene encoding 50S ribosomal protein L14; this encodes MIQQQTRLKVADNSGAKEIMCIRVLGGSKRKWGNISDTIVASVKSATPGGVVKKGEVVKAVIVRSAKGVRRADGTYVKFDDNAAVIIKDDKTPKGTRIFGPVARELRDKDFSKILSLAPEVL
- the rpsQ gene encoding 30S ribosomal protein S17, whose product is MERNNRKTRIGRVVSDKMDKTIVVAIETKVRHPLYGKIINKTTKFKAHDENNEAQINDKVSIMETRPLSKDKRWRITGIVEKAK
- the rpmC gene encoding 50S ribosomal protein L29, which translates into the protein MKANELNELRQSNPQDLQVKMSDLKAELFNLRFQLATGQLENPMRIKQVKKSIAQIKTILRQEEIRSLEQ
- the rplP gene encoding 50S ribosomal protein L16, with product MLMPKRTKHRKVHRGKMRGKATRGNFIAYGDYALQATECGWVKSNQIESARVAINRYVKRGGQVWIKIFPDKPVTEKPAETRMGSGKGSVEYWVAVVKPGRVLFEIAGVTEEAAREAMRLASHKLPIKTKFVSRKDFEEMGGELNEG
- the rpsC gene encoding 30S ribosomal protein S3, whose amino-acid sequence is MGQKVNPHGFRVGVIKDWNSKWYADKKNFSDNLVEDFKIREFLKSKLYTAGISKIEIERAAKRVKINIHTAKPGMVIGRGGSGIEVIKQDMKKLVEDKNVLINIVEVKQAENNAQLMAESVASQLEKRISFRRAMKQTIQRAMRTGVKGVKTACAGRLGGAEIARTEHYHEGTIPCQTLRADIDYGFAEANTVYGKIGVKVWVYRGEVLPTKKIVKEEVNA
- the rplV gene encoding 50S ribosomal protein L22, producing the protein MEAKAIAKYVRTSSMKMGIVLDLIRGKNVNEAFAILQYTSKNAAEVITKVLKSAVANAENNLNLDVSRLYVNNAYACQGPTLKRFRPRAQGRAYRIRKRSSHVTITVTERL
- the rpsS gene encoding 30S ribosomal protein S19 is translated as MSRSVKKGPFVQEILLSRINEMNKTGEKKVIKTWSRASTIFPQMIGHTIAVHDGRKHVPVYVLEDMVGHKLGEFALTRTFKGHINKEKTSKVR
- the rplB gene encoding 50S ribosomal protein L2, with amino-acid sequence MAIKKFRPTTPSRRNMTMSDFAEITTDKPLKSLLVSTKRSGGRNNQGKITVRHRGGGAKQAYRLIDFKRTKDGIPAKVSTIEYDPNRSAYIALVVYADGEKRYIIAPVGLKVGDVIVSGADSDIKVGNTLPISNIPLGSTIHNIELQVGKGAQLVRSAGSSAQLMAKEGEYAQVRLPSGEVRYIRLNCRATIGTVSNVTHDIVNIGKAGRKRHLGFRPTVRGSVMNPNDHPHGGGEGKSPVGHASPMTPWGKPALGYKTRKTKKYSDKFIVKGKNKK
- the rplW gene encoding 50S ribosomal protein L23, whose amino-acid sequence is MKLTSHDIIRKPVITEKSMAVMAEKKYTFIVDIHANKTQVKKAVEEVFGVKVENVRTLRNMGKTKRVGVHVGKRADFKKAIVTLTTESKTIEFFDGM